The proteins below come from a single Arthrobacter crystallopoietes genomic window:
- a CDS encoding adenylate/guanylate cyclase domain-containing protein: MTSNSEQREPEPLTLSMPRIVPKEEVRAVQADVREDPQPNKVNRQAVRDLEVRLLGSERTMRRREVAAGAGVSLLSARKIWRALGFANLGDEDVAFTQADLEALTTIIDMVRDERLTEEAAISITRSIGQMTDRMVVWQVEALVEEMVHQMRITDAEARKRLVTELPNLIESLEKVLLYSYRRQLNAAVARLTVRAEAGLGAAGEHDDDSMPLLRAVGFADLVSYTSLSRQMNEKTLAQLVQRFENKCAEIISVGGGRLVKTVGDEVLYLASTPQAGAEISLALAKAMAEDELLPSARVGMVWGGIVSRLGDIYGPTVNLASRLTALAEPGTVLLDSTTAATLAGDERFVLMPQKVRTIRGFGEIHPVTLAHGTGTGLIVD; encoded by the coding sequence ATGACCAGCAATAGCGAGCAACGGGAACCGGAGCCGCTGACGCTGTCCATGCCCAGGATCGTGCCCAAGGAAGAGGTCCGCGCGGTCCAGGCGGATGTGCGCGAGGACCCGCAGCCGAACAAGGTGAACCGGCAGGCGGTCCGGGACCTGGAAGTGCGGCTGCTCGGTTCCGAACGGACCATGCGCCGCCGCGAGGTGGCCGCCGGGGCCGGGGTGTCCCTGCTCTCGGCGCGCAAGATCTGGCGCGCGCTGGGTTTTGCCAACCTCGGCGACGAGGACGTGGCCTTCACGCAGGCTGACCTGGAAGCGCTGACCACCATTATCGACATGGTCCGCGACGAGCGGCTGACCGAGGAAGCGGCCATCTCCATCACCCGCTCCATCGGGCAGATGACGGACCGTATGGTGGTCTGGCAGGTGGAGGCCCTGGTGGAAGAAATGGTCCACCAGATGCGGATCACCGACGCCGAGGCCCGCAAACGCCTCGTCACCGAACTGCCAAACCTGATCGAATCGCTGGAGAAGGTGCTGCTGTATTCGTACCGGCGCCAGCTCAACGCGGCCGTCGCGCGGCTGACCGTCCGGGCCGAGGCCGGCCTGGGGGCGGCCGGCGAGCACGACGACGATTCGATGCCGCTGCTGCGCGCAGTGGGCTTTGCGGACCTGGTTTCCTACACCAGCCTGTCCCGCCAGATGAACGAGAAGACGCTGGCCCAGCTGGTGCAGCGGTTCGAGAACAAGTGCGCCGAAATCATTTCCGTTGGCGGCGGCCGGCTGGTCAAGACGGTCGGCGATGAAGTGCTCTACCTGGCATCCACGCCGCAGGCCGGTGCGGAGATTTCGCTGGCCCTGGCCAAGGCGATGGCCGAGGACGAGCTGCTGCCCTCCGCCCGGGTGGGCATGGTCTGGGGCGGCATCGTCTCCCGGCTCGGTGACATCTACGGTCCCACGGTGAACCTCGCCTCCCGGCTGACCGCATTGGCGGAACCGGGCACGGTGCTGCTGGATTCGACCACTGCGGCCACACTGGCCGGAGACGAACGCTTTGTGCTGATGCCGCAGAAGGTCCGTACCATCCGCGGTTTCGGCGAGATCCACCCGGTGACGCTGGCCCACGGCACGGGCACCGGCTTGATCGTGGACTGA
- a CDS encoding biotin--[acetyl-CoA-carboxylase] ligase, producing the protein MSQSFSDVDRPALDFEGLSDALCAPLGPYRKLELVESTGSTNSDLATKASGDKVGFSDLSVLVAEEQTQGRGRLDRQWTAPPRSSVIVSVLLRPFNQAGNPVPTQSYGWFSLLAAMSLAEALGEYAQLEAKVKWPNDVLVSGRKISGILAQMVSYPDGTPPAVVIGSGVNVTLGKEDLPVPTATSVALEKGATTDRTILLMSYLRVFAQRYRQFCNVNGDPKAQWKDGSSLLSRLQKVMVTLGQQVRAELPNGGEIIGEAFGLDSFGALKVREADGTEHVVSAGDVVHLRPYEGS; encoded by the coding sequence ATGAGCCAGAGTTTCTCCGACGTTGACCGACCGGCGCTGGATTTCGAAGGACTCAGCGATGCGCTCTGTGCTCCGCTGGGACCCTACCGGAAGCTGGAACTGGTGGAGTCCACCGGCTCCACGAACTCCGACCTGGCCACCAAGGCCAGCGGAGACAAGGTGGGTTTCTCCGATCTGAGTGTCCTGGTGGCCGAAGAGCAGACCCAGGGCCGCGGCCGGCTGGACCGGCAGTGGACTGCCCCGCCGCGTTCCTCCGTGATCGTCAGCGTGCTGCTGCGCCCTTTCAACCAAGCCGGGAATCCCGTGCCTACACAGAGCTACGGCTGGTTCTCGCTGCTGGCGGCCATGTCCCTGGCCGAGGCGCTAGGCGAATACGCGCAGCTGGAGGCCAAGGTCAAGTGGCCCAATGACGTGCTGGTCAGTGGCCGGAAGATCTCGGGCATCCTCGCGCAGATGGTGAGCTACCCGGACGGCACGCCGCCCGCCGTCGTTATTGGCAGCGGCGTGAACGTGACCCTGGGCAAGGAGGATCTGCCCGTTCCCACGGCCACCTCCGTGGCGCTGGAAAAGGGCGCGACGACGGACCGCACCATCCTGCTGATGTCCTACCTGCGGGTTTTTGCCCAGCGCTACCGCCAGTTCTGTAACGTCAACGGGGACCCGAAGGCGCAGTGGAAGGACGGCAGCAGCCTGCTGTCCCGGCTGCAGAAGGTCATGGTCACGCTCGGCCAGCAGGTGCGTGCGGAGTTGCCGAACGGCGGGGAGATCATCGGCGAGGCGTTCGGGCTGGACAGCTTCGGCGCGCTCAAGGTGCGTGAAGCGGACGGCACCGAACATGTAGTGTCCGCCGGCGACGTCGTACATCTGCGCCCCTACGAAGGTTCATGA
- a CDS encoding acyl-CoA carboxylase subunit beta: protein MSLETDLDLSTTAGKIAEFRRRQAQAMQPSGAEAIEKQHARGKHTARERIELLVDEGSFVEFDALATHRSTAFGMEKKKPLGDGVVSGYGTVDGRLVALYSQDFTVYGGSLSQVNGEKIVKVQEFALRNGCPVVGINDGGGARIQEGVASLAMFADIFRNNVAASGVVPQISLIMGPCAGGAAYSPALTDFVVMVDKTSHMFITGPDVIKTVTGEEVDMETLGGARQHNATTGTATYLGADEADAIEFVRELLDFLPSNNLTEAPLLDFDEVLETTEADLELDTLIPDSANQPYDMRTVIEHVMDDGHFLEMQSLYAPNVIIGYGRVEGHTVGVVANQPMQFAGTLDINASEKAARFVRHCDAFNIPILTLVDVPGFLPGKDQEFNGIIRRGAKLLYAYAEATVPKLTVITRKAYGGAYIVMGSKKLGADLNIAWPTAQIGVMGAQGAVNILYRRDLAAVQAEGGDVEARRQEIVTQYEEELLNPYQAAELGYLDAVVAPSDTRLQIVRGLRALRDKRATMPHKKHGNIPL, encoded by the coding sequence ATGAGCCTCGAAACAGATCTTGATCTGTCGACCACTGCCGGCAAGATCGCGGAATTCCGCCGCCGCCAGGCCCAGGCCATGCAGCCCTCCGGCGCCGAAGCCATTGAAAAGCAGCACGCGCGCGGCAAACACACCGCCCGCGAGCGCATCGAACTGCTGGTGGACGAGGGCTCCTTCGTAGAGTTCGACGCGCTGGCCACGCACCGCTCCACCGCCTTCGGGATGGAGAAGAAGAAGCCGCTCGGCGACGGCGTGGTCAGCGGCTACGGCACGGTAGACGGCCGGCTGGTGGCGCTCTACAGCCAGGACTTCACCGTCTACGGCGGTTCCCTGAGCCAGGTCAACGGCGAAAAGATCGTCAAGGTGCAGGAGTTCGCGCTGCGCAACGGCTGCCCGGTCGTCGGGATTAACGACGGCGGCGGTGCCCGCATCCAGGAAGGCGTCGCCTCGCTGGCCATGTTCGCGGACATTTTCCGCAACAACGTGGCCGCTTCCGGCGTCGTTCCCCAGATCTCGCTGATCATGGGCCCGTGCGCCGGCGGTGCCGCCTACTCCCCCGCGCTGACGGACTTCGTGGTCATGGTGGACAAGACCTCGCACATGTTCATCACCGGCCCGGACGTCATCAAGACGGTCACCGGCGAAGAAGTGGACATGGAGACCCTTGGCGGCGCCCGGCAGCACAACGCCACCACCGGCACCGCCACCTACCTGGGCGCCGATGAAGCCGACGCCATCGAGTTCGTCCGGGAACTGCTGGATTTCCTGCCTTCGAACAACCTCACCGAAGCCCCGCTGCTGGACTTCGACGAGGTACTCGAGACCACCGAAGCGGACCTTGAACTGGACACGCTCATTCCGGATTCGGCCAACCAGCCGTATGACATGCGCACGGTCATCGAGCACGTGATGGACGACGGCCATTTCCTGGAGATGCAGTCCCTCTACGCGCCCAACGTCATCATCGGTTACGGCCGGGTAGAGGGGCACACCGTTGGCGTCGTCGCCAACCAGCCCATGCAGTTCGCCGGTACCCTGGACATCAACGCCTCGGAAAAGGCCGCCCGCTTTGTCCGGCACTGCGATGCGTTCAACATTCCCATCCTGACGCTGGTGGACGTCCCCGGCTTCCTGCCCGGCAAGGACCAGGAGTTCAACGGCATCATCCGCCGCGGCGCGAAGCTGCTCTATGCTTACGCCGAGGCCACCGTGCCCAAGCTGACCGTCATCACCCGCAAGGCCTACGGCGGCGCCTACATTGTCATGGGTTCCAAGAAGCTCGGCGCGGACCTGAACATTGCCTGGCCCACCGCCCAGATCGGCGTCATGGGTGCCCAGGGTGCGGTCAACATTCTTTACCGCCGGGACCTTGCCGCCGTCCAGGCCGAGGGCGGCGATGTTGAAGCCCGCCGCCAGGAGATCGTTACCCAGTACGAGGAAGAACTGCTAAATCCCTACCAGGCGGCCGAGCTCGGCTACCTGGACGCGGTGGTGGCGCCGTCCGACACGCGGCTGCAGATTGTCCGTGGCCTGCGGGCACTGCGCGACAAGCGCGCCACCATGCCGCATAAGAAACACGGAAACATCCCGCTGTGA
- a CDS encoding PH domain-containing protein, whose protein sequence is MRLKLDPGERAIVITRPQARRLFWPAIAFLAVLAAGGFGAGWLSREDLPAWLADWRMPLLLIGLLLAVLLAGKMSVLPLLRWLGTRYLLTNRRLIIRQGWGRRREHQLLLASIFGLATEQSLLQRMLRSGQLRADVGYGRYSVLPDVPEVVRFRSLVVKAIEDLPRTAMFDGVDMERLQEMEYGEEGWQGDDQQ, encoded by the coding sequence GTGCGGCTGAAACTGGACCCGGGGGAGCGGGCAATCGTCATCACCCGTCCCCAGGCAAGGCGCCTGTTCTGGCCTGCCATCGCGTTCCTGGCAGTGCTGGCCGCCGGCGGTTTCGGCGCCGGCTGGCTGAGCCGGGAAGACCTGCCCGCCTGGCTGGCGGACTGGCGTATGCCCCTGCTGCTGATCGGGCTGCTGCTGGCGGTGCTGCTGGCAGGCAAAATGTCGGTGCTGCCGCTGCTGCGGTGGCTGGGCACCAGGTACCTGCTCACCAACCGGCGGCTGATTATCCGCCAGGGCTGGGGCAGGCGGCGCGAACACCAGCTGCTGCTGGCATCGATTTTCGGGCTGGCCACCGAGCAGAGCCTGCTGCAGCGGATGCTGCGCAGCGGGCAGCTGAGGGCGGACGTGGGCTACGGGCGGTATTCGGTGCTGCCGGACGTGCCGGAGGTGGTTCGGTTCCGTTCACTGGTGGTGAAGGCCATCGAGGATCTGCCGCGGACTGCGATGTTTGATGGGGTAGACATGGAAAGATTGCAGGAGATGGAATACGGCGAGGAAGGTTGGCAAGGCGATGACCAGCAATAG
- a CDS encoding Ig-like domain-containing protein, which produces MFGRNKRRKAVASTTTFSVATALVVGGALYYEGFPTADVDLNDGGVWVTNNSANMVGHLNYPSKTLDGGFLANSTGFDVMQHAGTVFMENQDQAMLSPVDVAQMSRGAEQQLPGSADVSFGEDLLAITDKVKGQVFISPAAELASFSEETAEPVVADAKGAVATVAPDDTVFVANPDANEIYTYRVNDEGVPERVETQSAEHLEDTGDAQIAAVGDKVVVLDADSGTVFLPGGRSVELSGLDGAKLQQSSKGSDFAAIATETDLIKQPLDGSEATRTPIEGTGTPAAPVQLNGCLHAAWSGANHYIRDCGNDTDDLVQPIKGIGSNASLVFRVNRDVVVLNDVNAGNVWLVLENMQLVDNWSDLIPPEQESDEEDEDSADENPINTLPDRTEENRPPAAQDDDFGVRAGRTTTLTILDNDSDPDGDVLTAALSGNPPSVGTVQSIYEKTGLQIVIDAGASPGRHSFEYEVNDGRGGTDTATVSITVRAEGSNEPPQAKRKTSILLEQGREISQNILTDWVDPDGDDLFLVSAENTADGDLVRTRPDGLLTFQDVGKTYGKKEVKIQVSDGIETVSGTVIVDVRPPGALPPVANADHFFTTVGQEIQISPLKNDLDPNGGQLRLAKAEPVGNATAVPDYDANTIKFSAETPGAYYLTYLVTNGPASSTGLVRVDVGATAGDGAPVAVRDVALLPQNGQVLVDVLANDNDPAGGVLVVQGVESGASEVSVEVLNHNILRVTDVKGLNQQATIKYTVSNGFASATGEVSIISVQGPDKLLPPQAENDTATVRAGDVVTVDVLHNDSHPNNDELSLVPELAETVDKADGEIFTAENSVRFIAGGTAKTVYAVYEVVDSAGQKDSAEIRINIIPRDDESNSQPAPKNLEARVIAGSTVRIPIPLNGIDPDGDSVFLQGIDRAPQQGAAVTGPNYINYTASEQGAGTDTFTYLVKDRLGATNTATVLVGIAPAQETNQNPIALDDGIMIRPGKSVAVDALANDSDPDGDPIQLDPDKIAGEPQSLNAAANKGRVQFTTPEEEGTVNVRYTVADGRGGSAVGTVTAEVRRDAPLLAPVARDDRVEPVDTKGKTAIDVPVLENDEDPDGVAEDMDILLNGGYPTASVTADGEVNVELTEHVQLIPYTVRDVDGLQATAVIWVPALGEQYPTLRDTTPVDVTAGQELVLDLADRVEVRDGRAPRITVVDKVSAIGTSNDDWVQDAQTLSYQADIDYAGRGSVTFEVTDGSGPDDPEGLKATLTIMTNVIPDENRNFPPEFTTGNVDVAKGEDAVAYNLAPLVTDPNPEDLENLEFALEGGVPEGFAMNLDGGVLNVSADAGIETGATGVVNVSVTDGRSDKVMSRVTATATATTRPAPVANDDEIPEAVQGQPVTVPVLENDVNPFPDTPLNIVKATAGNGGTAQVQGENIVVTPGAGFSGTMNVEYTVEDKTKEGSRQASANISLVVKGRPEAPTTPLVDSVRDQTVVLSWGAPADNGDPITNYRVTGTGGFSRNCPTTTCTLTGLTNDVEYTFTVVAENSVGESDASAESAVARPDVRPEAPAAPQLKFGDKSLDISWKPPVTEGSAIESYTLEISPAPPSGQLQKTGPTGTAYTWEGLENGQAYEVRVQAHNKAPEPSEFSPYSAKEVPAGPPAAAAAPSTERVKSVGEQSQLKVSWGAPGNNGGEILDYTVREYQGGDLQRTFPPVNATSQTVTAPNSETDYTYTVTARNKAGDGEASPQSNARRAVGAPAAPTGVSLKEANTGGAGRAVTVSFNELTAAQRNGARAGEVSYRASFNDGRSMPITNGQKVTGFTNGAAVTAQVTAVANSDGASYNSPASAKSGAVKPYGAPGTPSASGKNGGAEQKKVTLSWSAPNTSTHDVNQIQIRIDGSSWQNVDNNGSRTVNTNGYNEQVRIDVRSKNSRGTAGAIASATARSGDAPPPPPPPKTNWDIVVGGSGTQLETNHRTCMESQDGSSDNFSNGQCRNDHWATWGSNLTVDCYVVWPSGNWYRQVSGGKNKGLVIKGVHIHEAGKGGNMGGSAPSGMPRCNG; this is translated from the coding sequence TTGTTTGGGCGTAACAAGCGCAGGAAAGCCGTCGCTTCGACCACCACTTTTTCGGTTGCCACAGCACTGGTGGTCGGCGGTGCCCTGTACTACGAAGGCTTCCCCACGGCGGACGTAGACCTGAACGACGGCGGCGTCTGGGTCACCAACAACAGCGCCAACATGGTGGGCCACCTCAACTACCCCTCCAAAACGCTCGACGGCGGATTCCTCGCCAACAGCACCGGCTTCGACGTGATGCAGCATGCCGGCACCGTCTTTATGGAAAACCAGGACCAGGCCATGCTGAGCCCGGTCGACGTAGCGCAGATGTCGCGCGGGGCCGAGCAGCAGCTTCCTGGCAGTGCCGACGTCAGTTTCGGCGAGGACCTGCTGGCCATCACGGACAAGGTCAAGGGCCAGGTCTTTATCAGTCCGGCCGCCGAACTGGCTTCCTTCAGTGAGGAAACCGCCGAACCCGTTGTCGCCGACGCCAAGGGAGCGGTGGCCACGGTCGCCCCGGACGATACGGTCTTCGTGGCCAACCCGGACGCCAATGAAATTTACACCTACCGTGTGAACGACGAAGGTGTGCCCGAACGGGTCGAAACGCAGTCCGCGGAGCACCTTGAGGACACCGGGGACGCGCAGATTGCCGCCGTCGGGGACAAAGTGGTGGTCCTCGACGCCGATTCCGGCACTGTGTTCCTGCCCGGCGGCCGCAGCGTGGAGCTGTCCGGACTGGACGGAGCCAAACTCCAGCAGAGCAGCAAGGGCAGCGACTTTGCCGCCATCGCCACCGAAACCGACCTGATCAAGCAGCCGCTGGACGGCTCCGAGGCCACCCGCACCCCGATCGAGGGCACCGGCACACCCGCCGCGCCGGTCCAGCTCAATGGCTGCCTGCACGCCGCGTGGTCCGGCGCCAACCACTACATCCGCGACTGCGGCAACGACACCGACGACCTCGTCCAGCCGATCAAGGGCATCGGCTCCAACGCCTCGCTGGTGTTCCGGGTAAACCGCGACGTCGTCGTACTTAATGATGTCAACGCCGGCAACGTCTGGCTGGTGCTCGAAAACATGCAGCTGGTAGACAACTGGAGCGACCTGATTCCGCCGGAGCAGGAGAGCGACGAAGAGGACGAGGACTCCGCGGACGAGAACCCGATCAACACGCTGCCGGACCGGACCGAGGAGAACCGGCCGCCGGCGGCGCAGGATGATGATTTCGGGGTCCGGGCGGGGCGCACCACCACGCTGACAATCCTGGACAATGATTCGGACCCGGACGGGGACGTGCTCACCGCCGCGCTGAGCGGGAATCCGCCGTCGGTCGGCACGGTCCAAAGTATCTACGAGAAGACCGGGCTGCAGATTGTCATCGACGCCGGCGCCTCGCCGGGCCGGCACAGCTTCGAGTACGAGGTCAACGACGGTCGCGGCGGTACGGACACCGCCACGGTGAGTATCACGGTCCGGGCCGAGGGCAGCAACGAGCCGCCGCAGGCCAAGCGCAAGACCAGCATCCTGCTCGAACAGGGCCGGGAAATCAGCCAGAACATCCTCACGGACTGGGTGGACCCCGACGGCGACGACTTGTTCCTGGTCAGCGCCGAAAACACCGCCGACGGCGACCTGGTGCGGACCCGGCCGGACGGGCTGCTGACCTTCCAGGACGTGGGCAAGACCTACGGCAAGAAGGAAGTTAAGATCCAGGTTTCGGACGGGATCGAGACGGTCAGCGGCACGGTGATCGTGGACGTGCGGCCGCCCGGGGCGCTGCCGCCGGTGGCGAATGCGGACCACTTCTTCACCACGGTGGGCCAGGAAATCCAGATCTCGCCGCTGAAAAACGACCTGGACCCCAACGGCGGGCAGCTGCGGCTGGCCAAGGCGGAACCGGTGGGCAATGCCACCGCGGTGCCGGACTACGATGCGAACACCATCAAGTTCAGCGCCGAAACTCCGGGTGCCTACTACCTGACGTATCTGGTGACCAACGGCCCGGCCAGCTCCACCGGACTGGTGCGGGTCGACGTCGGTGCTACCGCCGGCGACGGCGCTCCCGTGGCCGTGCGCGATGTGGCGCTGCTGCCGCAGAACGGCCAGGTGCTGGTGGACGTGCTGGCCAATGACAATGACCCGGCCGGCGGTGTGCTGGTGGTCCAGGGCGTGGAGTCCGGCGCCTCCGAGGTCAGCGTGGAGGTGCTCAACCACAACATCCTGCGGGTCACCGACGTGAAGGGCCTGAACCAGCAGGCCACCATCAAGTACACGGTCTCGAACGGGTTCGCGTCCGCTACCGGCGAGGTGAGCATCATTTCGGTGCAGGGCCCGGACAAGCTGCTGCCGCCGCAGGCCGAGAACGATACCGCCACCGTGCGTGCTGGCGACGTGGTGACCGTGGATGTGCTGCACAACGACAGTCATCCCAATAACGATGAACTGTCGCTGGTGCCGGAACTGGCCGAGACGGTGGACAAAGCCGACGGGGAGATTTTCACTGCGGAGAACTCCGTGCGCTTCATCGCCGGCGGGACGGCCAAAACCGTGTACGCGGTGTACGAGGTGGTGGACTCGGCCGGGCAGAAGGATTCGGCGGAGATCCGGATCAACATCATCCCGCGCGACGACGAGTCCAACTCCCAGCCCGCCCCGAAGAACCTCGAGGCCCGCGTGATCGCCGGCTCCACCGTGCGCATTCCGATCCCGCTCAACGGGATCGACCCGGACGGGGACTCGGTGTTCCTGCAAGGGATCGACCGCGCGCCGCAGCAGGGCGCCGCCGTCACCGGCCCCAACTACATCAACTACACCGCCAGCGAGCAGGGCGCCGGCACGGACACCTTCACCTACCTGGTCAAGGACCGGCTTGGCGCCACCAACACGGCGACCGTGCTGGTGGGCATCGCCCCGGCACAGGAGACCAACCAGAATCCGATCGCGCTGGACGACGGCATTATGATCCGGCCGGGCAAGTCCGTGGCCGTGGACGCCCTGGCGAATGACTCCGACCCCGACGGCGACCCGATCCAGCTGGACCCGGACAAGATCGCGGGCGAACCGCAGTCGTTGAATGCCGCCGCCAACAAGGGCCGCGTGCAGTTCACCACGCCAGAGGAAGAGGGCACGGTCAACGTCCGTTACACCGTGGCCGATGGCCGGGGCGGCTCCGCCGTGGGCACCGTGACGGCCGAAGTACGCCGGGATGCGCCGCTGCTGGCGCCGGTGGCCCGGGATGACCGCGTGGAGCCGGTGGACACCAAGGGCAAAACCGCCATCGATGTTCCGGTGCTGGAAAACGACGAGGATCCCGACGGCGTCGCCGAGGACATGGACATCCTGCTCAACGGCGGCTACCCGACGGCGTCCGTCACCGCGGACGGCGAGGTCAACGTCGAACTGACCGAGCACGTGCAGCTGATTCCCTACACCGTGCGCGACGTCGACGGACTGCAGGCCACCGCGGTGATCTGGGTTCCGGCACTGGGCGAGCAGTACCCGACGCTGCGCGACACCACGCCGGTGGATGTCACCGCCGGGCAGGAGCTGGTCCTGGACCTGGCGGACCGGGTGGAGGTCCGCGACGGCCGCGCCCCGCGCATCACCGTGGTGGACAAGGTCTCCGCCATCGGCACCAGCAACGACGACTGGGTGCAGGACGCGCAGACATTGAGCTACCAGGCGGACATCGATTATGCCGGCCGCGGCTCCGTCACTTTCGAAGTGACGGACGGCTCCGGCCCCGACGATCCCGAGGGCCTGAAAGCCACGTTGACGATCATGACAAACGTCATCCCGGACGAGAACCGCAACTTCCCGCCGGAGTTCACCACGGGCAACGTGGATGTGGCCAAGGGCGAAGACGCCGTGGCCTACAACCTTGCCCCGCTGGTCACCGACCCCAACCCCGAAGACCTGGAGAACCTCGAGTTCGCGCTCGAAGGCGGCGTGCCTGAAGGCTTTGCGATGAACCTCGACGGCGGCGTCCTCAACGTCTCCGCCGACGCCGGCATCGAGACCGGCGCCACCGGCGTCGTCAATGTCTCCGTGACGGACGGACGTTCCGACAAGGTCATGAGCAGGGTCACCGCGACCGCGACGGCGACCACCCGGCCTGCGCCGGTGGCCAACGACGACGAGATTCCGGAGGCGGTGCAGGGCCAGCCGGTCACGGTGCCGGTACTGGAGAACGACGTCAACCCGTTCCCGGACACGCCGCTCAACATCGTGAAGGCGACGGCCGGCAACGGCGGCACCGCGCAGGTGCAGGGCGAGAACATTGTGGTCACGCCCGGGGCCGGCTTCTCCGGAACCATGAACGTCGAATACACCGTGGAGGACAAGACCAAGGAAGGTTCGCGGCAGGCCAGCGCCAACATTTCGCTGGTGGTCAAGGGCCGGCCCGAGGCGCCGACCACGCCGCTGGTGGACTCCGTCCGCGACCAGACCGTGGTGCTGTCCTGGGGGGCCCCCGCGGACAACGGCGATCCGATCACCAACTACCGGGTAACGGGCACCGGCGGCTTCAGCCGGAACTGCCCGACCACCACCTGTACGCTGACCGGCCTGACCAACGACGTCGAATACACCTTCACCGTGGTCGCCGAAAACAGCGTCGGTGAGTCGGACGCCTCGGCGGAGTCCGCCGTCGCACGTCCCGATGTACGGCCGGAAGCGCCGGCGGCGCCGCAGCTGAAGTTCGGCGACAAATCGCTGGACATCAGCTGGAAACCGCCGGTCACCGAGGGCTCCGCCATCGAGAGCTACACGCTGGAAATCTCGCCGGCCCCACCGAGCGGCCAGCTGCAAAAGACCGGCCCGACCGGTACCGCCTACACCTGGGAAGGGCTGGAGAACGGTCAGGCCTACGAAGTGCGGGTCCAGGCGCACAACAAGGCGCCCGAGCCCAGCGAGTTCAGTCCATACTCAGCCAAGGAAGTGCCGGCCGGACCGCCTGCCGCCGCAGCGGCACCGAGCACCGAACGGGTGAAATCGGTGGGGGAGCAAAGCCAGCTGAAGGTCAGCTGGGGCGCCCCGGGCAATAACGGCGGCGAAATCCTCGACTACACCGTACGCGAGTACCAGGGCGGGGACCTGCAGCGGACGTTCCCGCCGGTCAACGCGACCTCGCAAACCGTGACCGCGCCGAACTCGGAGACCGACTACACCTACACCGTGACCGCGCGGAATAAGGCCGGCGACGGCGAGGCGAGCCCCCAGTCCAACGCCCGCCGGGCCGTGGGCGCCCCCGCGGCGCCCACCGGGGTGTCGCTGAAGGAAGCCAACACCGGCGGCGCCGGCCGGGCGGTGACAGTCTCCTTCAACGAGCTCACCGCCGCGCAGCGCAACGGCGCCCGGGCCGGCGAGGTCAGCTACCGCGCCAGCTTCAACGACGGCCGCTCCATGCCCATTACCAACGGCCAGAAGGTCACCGGCTTCACCAACGGCGCCGCCGTCACCGCTCAGGTCACGGCCGTGGCCAATAGCGACGGCGCCAGCTACAACAGCCCCGCCAGCGCAAAATCCGGTGCGGTGAAGCCGTACGGCGCGCCGGGCACGCCCAGCGCCTCTGGCAAGAACGGTGGGGCCGAGCAGAAGAAGGTGACGCTCAGCTGGTCTGCACCTAACACCAGTACACACGATGTTAATCAGATCCAGATTCGGATTGACGGCTCATCCTGGCAGAACGTGGACAACAACGGCAGCCGAACGGTCAATACCAACGGCTACAACGAACAGGTCAGGATCGATGTGCGGTCGAAGAACTCGCGCGGCACTGCCGGGGCCATCGCCTCGGCAACTGCACGCAGCGGTGACGCCCCGCCACCGCCTCCACCGCCGAAGACCAACTGGGACATTGTCGTCGGCGGTAGCGGCACTCAGCTGGAGACGAACCACCGCACTTGCATGGAGAGCCAAGACGGGAGCAGCGACAACTTCAGTAACGGTCAGTGCCGGAATGACCACTGGGCTACCTGGGGCAGCAACCTCACGGTTGATTGTTATGTTGTGTGGCCCAGCGGCAATTGGTACAGGCAAGTCAGCGGCGGGAAGAACAAGGGCCTCGTGATCAAGGGCGTGCATATCCATGAGGCGGGCAAGGGCGGAAACATGGGTGGCAGTGCCCCGTCCGGTATGCCTCGGTGCAACGGCTAG